The Sphaerochaeta globosa str. Buddy region GGGAATCGGGCTATGCTGCCTACTCTTTGTTCCCATGGGGGCGATAGAGTATGTTCTGGAAGTATTTTCCCTGTATGCCTACCAACCGCTGAGTTTGGAGTATCTGCTGTACTTGGGCATCAACATCACAATTCTCTTGGCCGCTGTACAGGTCCTTGCCAAGCAACCTAAAAGCGGAGCCGCCTTTGGTGAGCTCTCTTTAGAAACAGCGAAGCGCTTTCTGCTCACCGCCCGTGAGCAGGAAATGGCATCACTCATAGCACAGGGACTTACGAACAAGGAAATCGCTTTTCGTCTCGGTATTTCCGAGGCAACGGTACGCACCCATATCTACAATCTATTCCAGAAAGTCGGTGTGCAAAGCCGTATCGAACTGCTGAATGTGCTGCATCAATAGGGCTCTACGATACAGTACGTAGATGAGTTTTACAGTACTCAACGTTTCTTCCGATAGGTTTTCCCTCACTGGCTCCCTACACTTGGCCTAGTAAGGAGTCAACAATCATGCATCACAAATTCATCACAGCAAGCGTTCTCATTTTTTGCCTACTTCTTCTGGCAACTTCCTGCACCCACACAGCGAAAGTACAGGATGAAGAGGGAAACACACTCGCCCTTGAGCTTCATAGCAAGCAGAGAGTCTCGATCAACGGTACCAAGCAGACCATCTACACAGCAGGAACTGACAAGAACAACCCAATTCTTCTGTGGCTCGACGGAGGCCCCGGCGGCTCGGAGCTTGCCTGGGTGAGAAAGTATCTGGGGCCGCTGCATCAGGATTTCACCATTGTCTGCTGGGACCAACGAGGTGTTGCTGCAAGCTTCAAGGCAGCAAAGAAAGGACAAAGTGTTGAGGACTACGTCCTGGATGTCATCGCCCTCTCCGAGTACCTGGTAAAGGAACATGGACAGAAAAAAATCTTCCTACTTGGTCACTCCTGGGGTGGGTTCATCGGAGCCTTGGCAACCCAACAGCGACCCGATCTCTACCATGCCTTTATCGCAGCCTCCCCGCATGTGAACTCCACCGAGAACGACACCATCGGGTACCACATGATTCTGGATGGAGCCAAGAAACGGGGCGACACCAAAACAGTAGCGAAGCTTGAGGCTATCGGCCTGCCTCCCTATGAGAAGCTGGACAAGAAAGGCAATGTAATTGGCGATGGGGATGCTTACTATGCAGTGCTTTCGCGTCTCTATTCCTACAGCCCCAAAGCCCTTTCAGACTCGGGTTTCCGTTCAGAGATTCTATTCCTGGCCCCGGAGCATTCATTCTTTGATCGAATCAATCTAATAAAGGGCTTAATTCAGGGAGTGAAAGAGGTCTATCCACAGCTGAGGCACCGTAGTCTGGAGAACGAAGCAACTCAGTTCGACTGCCCTTTGGTGGTAGTCAATGCTACATACGACTACAGCTGTGTAGCATCAATTACCGAGCGATGGTATTCCAAGGCAAAAGCACCAAGCAAGCACTACCTTTGGCTTGAGCGATCAGGGCATAACGGTGTGTATACACAAGCATCCATGTTCATCGACTTCATGGTCAGTGAAGTTCTGCCGCTGAAGAACTAAGGTAGGTTTACAAGATTTTGTAAGCTATTTTGAAATAGCTTACAAATATTTGTATGCCCCTTGACTGAAGCAGTTCACTCCTCCCTCCTTTCATTGCAGGGAGGAGGCAAGTATGGTAGGCTTGAATGAAAAAGGAACACCGAGTAGACGTTTATCAAACACTATTCTATGCCTGTTTTTTAAGTAAATAGTAGGATAAATTCTTGTTTTTTACTTATATTTTACTTATATTATAAATGAAAATTGAATGAAAATTGAAAGCCATCAAACAAATGAAGAAGATTCCAAAATCAGATCAAATGAGAATTTCTGCCCATGTTGACTCACTGGAGGATGGAATCGTAATCATCAGCATTGAAGAGGTAAGAAAACGTGATGAGCGCACATACTCAGTATAGCAGAGTGGTTGGATCGGATGGTAAAACACACTATTTCCTCGTGCCTGTGGAAGACTTTCAGAAGTTGATAGTCCAATCAAAACAAGATGAACAAATTTCCATACCCAATGCTGTGGTTAAACTCCATCTGTTGGATGAACTCTCTGTTATTGCAGCATGGCGGACATATCTGGGATTGACCCAGGAGGAAGTGGCGCATAGGCTCAATGTCTCTCAAGCTGCCTACTGTCAGATGGAAAAAGCGAAGCGTCCGAGACAAGCAACAAGGAATCGAGTTGCTATAGCTTTCGGGTTGGATGCACGACAGCTTTCTTTCTAGAGTATCTGAGGTTTTCTTGTAATCCTGGGATCGGTAAAAATATCCTCTTCATCAAAGCTGGGAGTGGAGAACTCTGAGACTACCGCTCCCTCATCTCCCGCCTGGAACCAGTGCTTGGTATCGGGTTTGAGGGTGTATTGCTCTCCCCCAAGGAGCTCTATCTCATGAAAGACCGTATAAACCCCATCAACAGGCTTGGCCTTGATGGGATTTGTTGTCTCTCCATCCACATAGAGAAATACCCTCCCCCATCGGCAGCGGAAGGTCTCCTCCTTGCCGATGTAGGAGCCGAAGGCGGGGTGACGGTGCTCAGGGCAGGTCTGGCCCGGGAACAATACAAGTTCCTTGGCACAGACACGTTCGGTATTCAGGTAGGTGATCAACTCAAGACCGGTATGAGAAAGGTCGTTCAAACCAAAGTCGGCAACCTCGATTGAGGCTTTCTCTTCCTTAGTAAGCACAATCTGTGCCTTTTCAAAGAAAGAAATGGTTCGCTCTACCGCCTTCTCATACTCGCTCTTGCTGATCATGCTTACTCCTAATACTGCAACTTCGAAGCTTCGAGCATCTTCTCAAAGAGCTCACGTGCCTTGTCCAGACT contains the following coding sequences:
- a CDS encoding alpha/beta hydrolase is translated as MHHKFITASVLIFCLLLLATSCTHTAKVQDEEGNTLALELHSKQRVSINGTKQTIYTAGTDKNNPILLWLDGGPGGSELAWVRKYLGPLHQDFTIVCWDQRGVAASFKAAKKGQSVEDYVLDVIALSEYLVKEHGQKKIFLLGHSWGGFIGALATQQRPDLYHAFIAASPHVNSTENDTIGYHMILDGAKKRGDTKTVAKLEAIGLPPYEKLDKKGNVIGDGDAYYAVLSRLYSYSPKALSDSGFRSEILFLAPEHSFFDRINLIKGLIQGVKEVYPQLRHRSLENEATQFDCPLVVVNATYDYSCVASITERWYSKAKAPSKHYLWLERSGHNGVYTQASMFIDFMVSEVLPLKN
- a CDS encoding helix-turn-helix domain-containing protein is translated as MSAHTQYSRVVGSDGKTHYFLVPVEDFQKLIVQSKQDEQISIPNAVVKLHLLDELSVIAAWRTYLGLTQEEVAHRLNVSQAAYCQMEKAKRPRQATRNRVAIAFGLDARQLSF
- a CDS encoding D-lyxose/D-mannose family sugar isomerase, which translates into the protein MISKSEYEKAVERTISFFEKAQIVLTKEEKASIEVADFGLNDLSHTGLELITYLNTERVCAKELVLFPGQTCPEHRHPAFGSYIGKEETFRCRWGRVFLYVDGETTNPIKAKPVDGVYTVFHEIELLGGEQYTLKPDTKHWFQAGDEGAVVSEFSTPSFDEEDIFTDPRITRKPQIL